A single Danio rerio strain Tuebingen ecotype United States chromosome 17, GRCz12tu, whole genome shotgun sequence DNA region contains:
- the slc16a12a gene encoding monocarboxylate transporter 12 translates to MKTRSNRNMREKELVNTSRTEPGRAKPAETGQKRKQEAERSEGMKERMKRGRLEMCEKNPCLATAPDGGWGWMIVAGCFLTTVCTRAVTRCVSIFFVEFQLYFSRDYSATAWIHSLLDCTTMLCAPLGSYIGNRLSSRIAIMIGGLLSSTGLLLSSLATSVEFLYLTLGVLTGVGFALSYTPAIAMVGSYFRQRKALAYGIAMSGSGIGTFILAPAVQLLIEFFSWRGALLILAGLVSHLCFCGALMRPLQSQRGRQNKMDLENGKTVDLLNVKLAYVELRGSMEVTHAVVKEMEKKEPSENMLRNGKGWIEADDMKQSHLDEEENHGQDLSENPKTVNKWSEEEPRTISIPALVQSSGLPLENLLKYQKNITFPESKSEGNNNQSTVAKSKVVKAKLLKESKENVWSVLRKTVLKEYSFLLIPDFLLLLVSFLFLAYGCSVPFVYLVPYSLSAGVSPQQAALVMSILGVSGIIGTITFGWIADRKCLRPYRVVSYMLAVGSEGLSCLFLPLLSGFSLLVPFSLIYGYFDGAYVALIPVVTSDTVSSAQLTSALGVVYFLHAIPYLISPPIGGWLVDQTGSYTATFILSGVSLICSAVILAAVKVIFRCTRGSSCLK, encoded by the exons ATGAAAACGAGAAGCAACAGAAACATGAGAGAAAAAGAGCTAGTAAATACATCCCGAACAGAGCCGGGGAGAGCAAAACCAGCTGAAACTGGACAGAAAAGAAAACAAGAGGCTGAAAGGAGCGAGGGGATGAAGGAGAGGATGAAGAGAGGAAGACTAGAGATGTGTGAAAAAAACCCATGTTTAGCAACAGCGCCGGATGGCGGATGGGGCTGGATGATCGTAGCCGGATGTTTCCTCACCACTGTTTGCACACGTGCGGTCACTAG GTGTGTTTCCATCTTTTTTGTGGAATTCCAGTTATATTTTTCCAGAGATTATTCTGCAACTGCGTGGATACACTCTCTGCTGGACTGTACCACAATGTTGTGTG CACCATTGGGTAGTTATATCGGGAACCGTCTCTCTTCACGTATAGCTATCATGATTGGTGGGCTTCTCTCCTCTACTGGCCTTCTGCTCAGCTCACTGGCCACCAGCGTGGAGTTCCTGTATCTCACACTGGGTGTTCTTACAG GTGTGGGATTTGCTCTCAGTTACACTCCTGCAATCGCCATGGTGGGCTCCTACTTCCGCCAGAGGAAAGCGTTGGCTTACGGGATCGCCATGTCTGGCAGCGGCATTGGGACCTTCATTCTAGCACCGGCTGTGCAACTTCTCATCGAGTTCTTCTCCTGGAGGGGCGCACTGCTCATTTTGGCGGGTCTGGTGTCCCATTTGTGTTTCTGTGGGGCCCTTATGAGGCCACTGCAGAGCCAAAGAGGCAGGCAGAACAAGATGGACTTGGAGAATGGCAAAACAGTTGATTTGTTAAATGTGAAACTTGCTTATGTGGAGTTGAGAGGATCGATGGAGGTGACGCATGCAGTAGTGAAAGAGATGGAGAAAAAAGAACCATCTGAGAACATGCTGAGGAATGGAAAAGGATGGATTGAGGCTGATGATATGAAGCAGTCACACTTAGATGAGGAAGAAAATCATGGACAGGATCTTTCAGAGAACCCTAAAACTGTGAACAAATGGAGTGAAGAAGAACCAAGAACCATCTCAATCCCTGCTTTAGTACAATCAAGTGGCTTACCATTAGAAAATTTGCTCAAATACCAGAAGAACATAACTTTCCCAGAATCAAAATCTGAAGGAAACAACAACCAAAGCACTGTGGCTAAATCAAAAGTGGTAAAAGCCAAATTACTAAAGGAATCCAAGGAAAATGTATGGTCTGTCTTAAGGAAAACTGTATTGAAAGAATATTCTTTCCTGTTGATACCAGACTTCCTTTTGCTGTTGGTGTCCTTCCTGTTTCTTGCCTATGGTTGCAGTGTGCCATTTGTGTATCTTGTGCCATATTCACTGAGCGCAGGTGTCAGCCCTCAACAGGCTGCATTAGTCATGTCCATACTTGGAGTGTCGGGGATCATCGGTACGATCACTTTCGGATGGATTGCAGATCGAAA GTGTTTGAGGCCTTACAGAGTGGTGAGTTACATGCTGGCTGTTGGGTCAGAAGGGCTGAGCTGTCTCTTTCTGCCTCTGCTGAGTGGATTTTCTCTGCTTGTCCCCTTTTCCCTCATCTACGGCTACTTTGACGGAGCTTACGTGGCTCTTATTcctgtggtgacctctgacaCTGTCAGCTCCGCCCAGCTGACCTCAGCTCTAGGAGTTGTTTACTTCCTCCATGCCATTCCCTACCTCATCAGCCCACCTATTGGAG GTTGGCTAGTGGATCAGACAGGCTCCTACACAGCTACATTCATCCTCAGTGGAGTCTCTCTCATCTGCAGTGCTGTGATTCTGGCTGCTGTGAAGGTGATCTTCCGCTGCACCAGAGGGAGCTCTTGCTTAAAATGA
- the ifit16 gene encoding interferon-induced protein with tetratricopeptide repeats 1: MNSHMKCSMERLECHFNWDLGCNKHKFKELQRNMQDIEPQGIAWLVHYYNLLGFIQKSLGSDREALESLQKAESVIQEQGTEETAVRLQVNKANLAWVYFHLGELEKSRGYLEELEELQRIHPAPPGCPLHPEVSGEKGWTLVKFNKSKKHKAIDYFKMALEAEPEREEWHKGLALAMNMAFIDTEQTPELKAEILEKVKTAAEIDPNDLFLQSLYVLKKSEVKGENVDEEIQSLLEKSIETKNPSGLSSIFYYYRNNSTEKGFYEGERVRKHFPTSTKVLKIVANLHKWKVYNMKADTEQRENLARKSIELFEELLTHYPDHLKVKLALASLHQYAHNTEKANEIYQQLLSEIDDAMPHHRRQQLYYYYASFLYHSRSRHSRDSVFFYMKAAAVPEMTGRRQKSIKILEKIISRGRDPRCAEIQHFLEGLVSSD; this comes from the coding sequence TTCTCATATGAAATGCTCTATGGAGAGGCTGGAGTGCCACTTCAATTGGGATCTGGGGTGCAACAAACATAAGTTCAAAGAGTTACAGAGGAACATGCAAGACATTGAGCCACAGGGAATCGCCTGGCTGGTCCACTATTACAACCTGCTGGGCTTCATCCAAAAGAGTCTTGGCTCTGACAGAGAGGCGCTGGAGTCCCTACAGAAAGCAGAAAGTGTGATCCAGGAGCAGGGAACAGAAGAGACTGCAGTCCGGCTGCAGGTCAACAAAGCTAACCTGGCTTGGGTCTACTTCCATTTGGGAGAGCTGGAGAAGAGCAGAGGATACCTAGAAGAGCTGGAGGAGCTTCAGAGAATTCATCCTGCTCCACCTGGATGCCCTTTACACCCTGAAGTGAGTGGAGAAAAGGGCTGGACGCTGGTGAAGTTCAACAAGTCCAAGAAGCACAAGGCCATCGATTACTTTAAGATGGCTTTAGAAGCTGAACCTGAAAGGGAGGAATGGCACAAAGGTCTTGCCTTAGCCATGAATATGGCCTTTATTGATACTGAACAAACTCCAGAGCTGAAGGCTGAGATTCTAGAGAAAGTGAAAACGGCAGCAGAGATTGACCCAAACGATCTGTTCCTTCAATCTCTCTATGTCTTAAAAAAGTCTGAGGTTAAAGGAGAAAATGTTGATGAGGAGATTCAGAGTTTGCTGGAGAAATCCATCGAAACCAAAAACCCAAGTGGCTTGtccagtattttttattattatagaaataattccacagaaaaaGGTTTTTATGAGGGAGAAAGGGTTCGAAAACATTTTCCCACTTCCACAAAAGTTCTCAAAATTGTGGCAAATTTACACAAATGGAAGGTTTACAACATGAAGGCAGACACTGAGCAACGGGAGAATTTGGCTAGGAAATCCATTGAGCTGTTTGAGGAGCTTCTCACTCATTACCCTGATCATCTCAAAGTAAAGTTAGCCCTCGCATCACTTCATCAATACGCACATAACACTGAGAAAGCAAATGAGATTTACCAGCAGCTCCTGTCAGAGATAGATGATGCCATGCCTCATCATAGACGACAGCAACTATACTATTATTACGCAAGTTTTCTATATCATTCTAGATCTAGACACTCCAGAGATTCAGTTTTCTTTTACATGAAAGCTGCAGCAGTCCCGGAAATGACAGGTCGCAGACAAAAGAGCATTAAGATTCTTGAAAAAATTATTAGCAGAGGCCGAGACCCTCGCTGTGCAGAAATTCAGCATTTTCTTGAGGGACTCGTGAGTTCTGATTAA